The region TTGCATAAAACGGGATTTCCGCATAGGTGGCGATGGGCGCGTCCGTTGCCGGGTCCCTGTAGAAGAGTCGCTCCACCGGCTGCCCGTTTTTGAGATGGGATTCGACGATCTCCGAACAATCCGTTTCTTGGACCCCGGAGTAGAAGATGCCTTCCGGCTCTATGATGACGATGGGACCGCGCTGGCAGAAACCGTGACATCCGGTACGTTTCATGTGCACGCCGGTGAGACCGGCCTTTTCGATCTCTGCCGCAAGCGCATTATAGGTGGGAATGGCGCCTGATGACACGCACCCGGTCCCCTGGCATACGATGATGGTTTTCGGCTCTCTATTTCCCATCGGCCTCCTCCTTTAAAGAAGCGCCTCGCGCCTTTTTCAATACCTTTGACGCCTTTTTGGGCGTGAGCCGGCCGTGCACATCGGAGTTCACAGTGATGCAGGGGGCCAGGGCACAGCAACCGATGCACGCCACTGTCTCCAGGGAAAACTCACCGTCTCTTGTGGTCTCGTTTTCCGAGATGCCCAGTTCCCGTTCGACGTTTTCGAGGATCTGGTCGGCCCCCCGTACATGGCAGGCCGTTCCCCGGCAAACACACACATGGTATTTTCCCACCGGCGTAAACCGGAACATGGTATAGAAGGTGGCCACGCCGTAGACCTTTGAGAAGGGGACCCCTGCAAACTCCCCGATCTTCCGCAACGCCTCCTCGGGAAGGAACCCGAGTTCTTCCTGGGTCTTCTGAAGCAGGGGAATGATTTCGCCTGCCGTTCCCCGGAATCCGGAAAAAATCGCAGACAACTGCTTTTCCATATAACAACTCCGATATTGAATTTACGCGATGTGATAAAATATCTAAAGCGGATACCCGCAACCAATCCCGCCCAGGCGGGACTCACACAGAGACACAAAGCACACAAAGGTCTTTTTTGTAAATAAACGGGAACATGCCCTTTTCTCTGTGTTCTTTGTGGCTCCGTGTGAGTCAATGAAATAAGGCGTACTGAGATACAAACAGATTTTCTTGTTTTTTGTTACAGGGTTATTGGAAATAAGGTACTAAGACGGCCTGACGGCCGCAACCAAAAATGTATGGGTGAAACTCCCGGAAGTCTTCCGGGCGCTTACCGATATGGCGCCGACTTCTCCGCATGGTGCAGAGGAGTTACAACCAAATGATTCAATATAAGTATTGATCTGCTTTTTGCTACCGCTACGTGACTGCGTCTTCGTGATTTATGACAGTCATTATTCCTACGCTACGCACATCAAGAATAAACCGATGGAGGCAATACGACTGCTTTGCTGCATCGGGCAAACGGTCCTTGCGGTGGCCTCTGAAAACAATCAGCAATAACAGGAAACGTTTCAAGTCAACTCCCCGGCTGATTTCAAAATCGGTGCGTGTCAGCCCTGACTGTACTACTTTTCCAGCTCATCCAGGAGCTGTATGACCCTCAGGGACTCGGCGATCCCGGTCGTTCCCCGCATGCTCACGACGACGGAAATGGTTTCCAGGATCTCCTCCCTGGTGGCCCCGCCCTCCAGGGCATATGTGGCCTGTCCCAGCACGCAGTTGCGGCATCCTGCCCCGAGGGCGATTGCCATCGCCATGAGCCTTTTTGTCTTCGAATCGAGCGCCCCATCCTTGTATGTAATCGCACCCTGATCCCTGACCGCCTTCAGTACATCGGGGAGCAGTTCCGCAAACCTCCCCAGATTCTTCACTCGATTTGCATTGAGGTCCTTCTGACTTTCCGCCATGATGTCCTCCTTTTAAACGAAGATTCACATTTAGAAACCCTTTGTTTGTGATTGTGTGTACCAAGAGGGGCGTCCCTCACTTATTGCGACGCGGGGATCATCGCCTGGGTCATCCTGGTTAACACCTCATTTATACTGACATAGGATTCAATCCTCAACTCCTTTTGTTCCGTGCCCAGGCGGTTCAGAAATAAAATGGTGGGAACCCCCCGGATCTGATATTTTCTGAGAAGGGCCTCATGGTGCGGATGCCGCTGGGTCAGATCCACCCGGATGGGCAGAAAATGCCTGCTCAGTTCTACAACCTTTGGGGCGGTGAAGACATTTCTCTCCATCGCCTTACAGGGGCCGCACCAGTCCGCATAGAAATCCAGGATCACCGGCCTGTTGTCCCGGGCCGCGTCAGCCAGAACCCCCTTTGTATAGGGAATCCAGGGAACCCCTTCGAGGTGCCGGGGGGTGAGAAGGAAAAAGGCGACTGCGCCGGCGATCAGGACGACGCCCAAGCCCTTCTTGACCTTTGAAAAAGTCGGGGATGTGTGGCGGGTCCTGTCGAGCCAGCCTAAATGGATGCCGGCGGCCACGGCAATGGCAACAAAGAGGATGATCCGTGCCGAAGGATCAGGGATCAAGGGTTGAAGGAGATACCCTGCCATCCCCACCAGGACCCACCCAAAGATTTTCCGGATCCATTCCAGCCATCCTCCGGCCATGGGGAGCCGTTTCAGTGCGCCTGAAAACACCGCGAGCACGGCAAGCGGGAGCCCCATGCCGATGCTGAGGACAAAGAAGTAGAGAAACCCCAGAAAAGGATCTCCCTTCTGTCCCACATAGGTCAGGAGGCCCAGGATAAAGGGACCGAGGCACGGGGCCGCCACAATGCCCAGGGTCATGCCCATGAAAAAGGTTCCGAAATATCCTCCGAAATTTCTCGATGCCAGACGGGTCAACCCGGACGGCATCCGTATTTCCCAGAGACCGAAAAAACTCGTGGCCAGGACGACAAGTATTGCGGCCACCGCGATCAGGACGATCGGGTTCTGGAGGACCGAACCCAACATGGCCCCGGAAAGGCTGGCCGTGACACCCAGGATGGAGTTGGTAACGGCGAGCCCGCAGATATAGATGATTCCTTGAATAACGATCCCGCTTCCGGCTTCCCGGTTTCTCCCCCCGAAATAAGAGACCGTGATCGGGATCAGGGGATAGATGCAGGGGGTCAGGTTGAGGGCCAGGCCGCCTAAGAAAAGCCCGATCAGGGTCAGCCACAGACCGGCCCCGGTTCCACCGGCAGGCAATTCGCCTGGAGCGGCTTCCTGTCCTGCGGGACCCGGAAGACGCCCGCTTCCAATGTCGGTGCCTGCATCGTGCGGCACAACGGTCA is a window of Deltaproteobacteria bacterium DNA encoding:
- the nuoE gene encoding NADH-quinone oxidoreductase subunit NuoE translates to MEKQLSAIFSGFRGTAGEIIPLLQKTQEELGFLPEEALRKIGEFAGVPFSKVYGVATFYTMFRFTPVGKYHVCVCRGTACHVRGADQILENVERELGISENETTRDGEFSLETVACIGCCALAPCITVNSDVHGRLTPKKASKVLKKARGASLKEEADGK
- a CDS encoding carboxymuconolactone decarboxylase family protein, with amino-acid sequence MAESQKDLNANRVKNLGRFAELLPDVLKAVRDQGAITYKDGALDSKTKRLMAMAIALGAGCRNCVLGQATYALEGGATREEILETISVVVSMRGTTGIAESLRVIQLLDELEK
- a CDS encoding thioredoxin family protein, giving the protein MTSKNNSRAIRGLRVFSILLILFLSGSFPSWAATVKVETLRSMDEYPAGGSYPVRFRIRVAPPWYIHGAGSGHDGLIPSRLSFPDSSQFKVTDLEFPAPEKKQFPYAKGPIEVLSGEFEVAARVVISPDAPAGPQEITGRFSYQACSAISCLPPETVPVSLSLTVVPHDAGTDIGSGRLPGPAGQEAAPGELPAGGTGAGLWLTLIGLFLGGLALNLTPCIYPLIPITVSYFGGRNREAGSGIVIQGIIYICGLAVTNSILGVTASLSGAMLGSVLQNPIVLIAVAAILVVLATSFFGLWEIRMPSGLTRLASRNFGGYFGTFFMGMTLGIVAAPCLGPFILGLLTYVGQKGDPFLGFLYFFVLSIGMGLPLAVLAVFSGALKRLPMAGGWLEWIRKIFGWVLVGMAGYLLQPLIPDPSARIILFVAIAVAAGIHLGWLDRTRHTSPTFSKVKKGLGVVLIAGAVAFFLLTPRHLEGVPWIPYTKGVLADAARDNRPVILDFYADWCGPCKAMERNVFTAPKVVELSRHFLPIRVDLTQRHPHHEALLRKYQIRGVPTILFLNRLGTEQKELRIESYVSINEVLTRMTQAMIPASQ